A section of the Humulus lupulus chromosome 2, drHumLupu1.1, whole genome shotgun sequence genome encodes:
- the LOC133816333 gene encoding uncharacterized protein LOC133816333 isoform X2: MRVLDDEVDDIDNAYEEAQDRSSLSANRFNFNDLYVSDDDDSENESALEIQPYLMEETGLVEGGLMELTSEHQLGEEIRNKIFTIESDLMSENEKVSSAFL; the protein is encoded by the exons ATGCGTGTTCTTGATGATGAGGTGGATGACATTGACAATGCATATGAGGAAGCTCAAGATAGAAGCTCCCTTTCTGCTAATAGGTTTAATTTTAACGACCTTTATGTTAG TGATGATGACGACTCTGAGAATGAGTCAGCACTTGAAATTCAGCCATACTTGATGGAAGAAACAGGATTGGTGGAAGGAGGTTTGATGGAGCTAACCAGTGAACATCAGCTTGGG GAGGAGATTAGGAACAAAATTTTTACAATAGAGTCAGATCTGATGAGTGAAAATGAAAAGGTTTCTTCTGCATTTCTTTGA
- the LOC133816333 gene encoding uncharacterized protein LOC133816333 isoform X3 has protein sequence MDSDQLSSGISDFDTHFQGLIVQKSDDDDSENESALEIQPYLMEETGLVEGGLMELTSEHQLGVKEEIRNKIFTIESDLMSENEKVSSAFL, from the exons ATGGATTCtgaccagttaagctctggaatttcagattttgatactcactttcaaggcctcatagttcagaaaag TGATGATGACGACTCTGAGAATGAGTCAGCACTTGAAATTCAGCCATACTTGATGGAAGAAACAGGATTGGTGGAAGGAGGTTTGATGGAGCTAACCAGTGAACATCAGCTTGGGGTCAAG GAGGAGATTAGGAACAAAATTTTTACAATAGAGTCAGATCTGATGAGTGAAAATGAAAAGGTTTCTTCTGCATTTCTTTGA
- the LOC133814802 gene encoding mRNA export factor GLE1-like — translation MEKQGVKMRGCLIPNINEKCETAIPLLIMLVEALDNHLTAIQRDHELRSQIEERKIISDAAYEGAKRKEKDLLEEKLRQEKAKVEVEAKLRAEEANRAAMEAQRREEKEAAEREANEASSQAAVQKEALGLQTKAKTKESEFEKPINSASAGDITKAAEAALKLERERLKKLEDLDEGNKALGLNVNKEVSTGVKKLLRESSGQYSDFSILFSLNSQVQITSRTCQPDPKGYHRM, via the exons ATGGAGAAGCAAGGCGTGAAAATGAGAGGATGCTTGATACCCAATATCAATGAAAAATGTGAGACTGCAATTCCTTTGTTAATAATgct TGTCGAAGCACTTGATAATCACTTGACTGCTATCCAAAGGGACCATGAACTCAGGTCCCAGATAGAAGAAAGGAAAATAATAAGTGATGCGGCTTATGAAGGggccaaaagaaaagagaaagatcTCCTGGAAGAAAAACTCCGCCAAGAAAAAGCCAAAGTAGAAGTTGAG GCAAAACTCAGAGCTGAAGAAGCAAATAGGGCTGCAATGGAAGCTcagagaagagaagaaaaagaggcTGCTGAAAGGGAGGCCAATGAAGCATCAAGTCAGGCTGCTGTTCAGAAGGAAGCTTTAGGATTGCAAACTAAAGCCAAAACCAAGGAAtctgaatttgaaaaaccaataaattCAGCATCAGCAG GTGACATTACTAAAGCTGCAGAAGCTGCACTAAAGTTGGAGCGTGAAAGATTAAAAAAGTTGGAAGACTTGGATGAAGGAAACAAGGCATTAGGATTGAATGTAAATAAG GAGGTTTCTACTGGTGTGAAAAAGTTATTGAGGGAATCCTCTGGCCAGTACAGCGACTTCAGTATTCTTTTCTCTTTAAATTCTCAG GTTCAGATCACTTCCAGGACTTGTCAACCAGACCCAAAGGGATATCATAGAATGTGA
- the LOC133816333 gene encoding uncharacterized protein LOC133816333 isoform X1 — MRVLDDEVDDIDNAYEEAQDRSSLSANRFNFNDLYVSDDDDSENESALEIQPYLMEETGLVEGGLMELTSEHQLGVKEEIRNKIFTIESDLMSENEKVSSAFL, encoded by the exons ATGCGTGTTCTTGATGATGAGGTGGATGACATTGACAATGCATATGAGGAAGCTCAAGATAGAAGCTCCCTTTCTGCTAATAGGTTTAATTTTAACGACCTTTATGTTAG TGATGATGACGACTCTGAGAATGAGTCAGCACTTGAAATTCAGCCATACTTGATGGAAGAAACAGGATTGGTGGAAGGAGGTTTGATGGAGCTAACCAGTGAACATCAGCTTGGGGTCAAG GAGGAGATTAGGAACAAAATTTTTACAATAGAGTCAGATCTGATGAGTGAAAATGAAAAGGTTTCTTCTGCATTTCTTTGA